TCGTTGAACAGGTTCGGGAGCTGCTCGGGCGTGAGGCCCTGGGAGAAGACCTCGCCCGCGCGGAGCGGCTCGATGATGCCGATGCCGCGCAGGGCCCCGTGCACGGCGGGAATCCGCGTCAGCGCGTCGATCTTCCCCGGATCGGCCACCAGCGGCTGGTCCGAGGCGACCACGTTGAAGCCGTTCTGGTACGAGGGGAACAGCCGGACGTGCTTGAACGAGCGCCCCAGCGTGCTGAGCACCAGGCGCATCTCCGTGCCGAAGGCGTGCTGGATGACCACGCCGCCCTCGGTGAGGCGCTGCTTCACGATGTCGTAGAAGTCGCTGTGCAGCAGGCTCGCGCCACCGGGGAGCCGCGGGTCCGAGATGTTGATGGAGACGATGTCGAAGCGGTCCTTCTGGCGGGTGAGGTAGTGCCTGCCGTCGTCGACCACCACGCGCACGCGCGGGTTGCGGTGGTAGCCAAGGTTGTGCGGCATGAAGAGGTCGGCCGCCTCCACCATGCCCGGGACGATCTCCACCGCGTCGATGCGCTCGAGCTGCGGGTACAGGCCGAGCGCGCCCGCGGTGATGCCATAGCCGCTGCCGAGCACCACCGCCGTCTTCGCCTCGGGGCGGAAGAACAGGGCCAGGTGGCCCTGCATCTGCTGCACGTACGCGGTGTTCGCCGCGCCCAGGTAGTGGACCAGCTTCGTGTTGTTGTTGCTGACGCTGAGCAGGCCGCCCGGCAGCCCGTTCACCTGGAACACGCCGTAGCGGTCCTCGGCGCGGTAGACCAGCTGCTCCTTCGCGTCGAGCGTGACGAGCTCCTCCGGCAGCGCCAGCGGGACGAGCGTGACCACCACCGTCACCGCCCCCAGCCCGGCCAGCTTCGGCAGGCGCGAGCGCACGCCGAACCCGAAGACCACCGCGGCCATGACGCAGGCGAAGGCGACCAGGTAGCCGATGCCGCGGTACACCCCCACCGCGGGCAGCACCCAGAAGCCGACGAGCAGCGAGCCCGCCACCGAGCCCACCGTGTTGACCAGGTAGAACAGACCCGCCGCCAGGCCCGAGCGCTCCCGGGTGAGACGCGAGGCGGTGAGGCTGAGCGGGAACAGACAGCCCATGGCCAGCATCATCGGAGCCAGCAGCACCAGCGCCTGGAGGATGCGCGCGGTGAAGAACACACCTCCGGCGGGAGGCAGCGTGCGCTCGACCTCCGCCTGATGGTGGATCCACCACTCCGACATCGCCGCGCAGGCCATCATGAGGCCGGCCGAGAGCACCAACACCCCGCCCAACAACTCCGGGAGGCGGTGACCGAACCGGCGCATCAGCCGCTCGGCCAGCCACGAGCCCACCGCGAGCGAGACGAGGACACACGCCATCAGCGTGCTGAAGGCATAGGCGCGATTGCCCAGGAAGTAGCTGGACAGGCGCGTCCAGGCCACCTCCGCGCCCAGCGTGAGCAGGCCACTGGACGCCGCCACCAGCAGCAACACCCACTGGGGCAGAGCGGTGCTCCCGCCGTCCGGCGTGCTCCCGGCCTCCGAGGGAGCCTCGGACTCGGAGGAAGAAGCCGGCCCGGGCTCGGAGCGCGCGAGCAACGCCGGGACGCAGGCGGCGGCCGCGAGCAGGTTGAGCACGGCCCCCGCGCCCACCGAGCCACGTACCCCGAGGGCGGGAATCATCACGAAGCCGCAGGCCACGGTGCCCAGCGAGGCTCCCAGCGTGTTGAGCGCGTAGAGGACGTTCACCCCACTCACCTGGATGCCCTCACGGCGCGCCGCCGCCACCATCAGCGGGAAGGTGGCGCCCATGAGCAGCGTGGGCAGCAACACCAGCGCGAGCACGAAGAAGAAGACGAGCGCCACGCGCGCCACCCCGTGCACGTCACCCCCGATGATGAGGGTGTCGCGCAGCAGGAACAGCCCGAGGCCCGCCGCTCCGGCGGTGAACGCGATGGCCACCTCCACCAGGGCATACGCGCGCAGCGGGAGGCGCAGGACATCGGCCTTCCCGCCGGCCAGCCACGCCCCGAGCGCCAGTCCCGCCAGGAAGGCCGCGAAGATGGTCGAGGCCGCCTCCACCGTGGAGCCCACCATGTTGGTGAGCGAGCGGATCCACAACGTCTCGGCGATGAGCGCGGCGGCGCCCGAGAGCACCGTCGCCACCTTCAGGCCCAACCACGTCCGATTCAGCGTGCTGCTCACGGTGCGGCGCCTCCCGCCAGCTTCTGGCGCAGCGACTCGCGCAGCGCCTGGTCCTCGGAGCTCAGGGGCCCCAGTCCCCGGAGGAACTCCAGGTGGGCCAGCGCCGCGGCATCCAAGCCCCGGCGGGCCGAGACCTTCGCGAGGACGCGGCGCACGCCCGTGTTCAAGGGACCATCCCGATAGAGGCGCACGAGCGCCTCGTCCGGCACCTCGCGGCCGAGCCGGAGCATCAGGTCCAACCGCATCAGCTCGTACTGCAAGTCACCCCGGAGCGACTTCTCCAGTCCCTCCAGGACCGACAGCCCGCGCTCCACCTGACCGTGCTCCACCAGGCTCGACACCATGGACATCCGGGTGCGCGGAGCATC
This is a stretch of genomic DNA from Archangium violaceum. It encodes these proteins:
- a CDS encoding fused MFS/spermidine synthase, producing the protein MSSTLNRTWLGLKVATVLSGAAALIAETLWIRSLTNMVGSTVEAASTIFAAFLAGLALGAWLAGGKADVLRLPLRAYALVEVAIAFTAGAAGLGLFLLRDTLIIGGDVHGVARVALVFFFVLALVLLPTLLMGATFPLMVAAARREGIQVSGVNVLYALNTLGASLGTVACGFVMIPALGVRGSVGAGAVLNLLAAAACVPALLARSEPGPASSSESEAPSEAGSTPDGGSTALPQWVLLLVAASSGLLTLGAEVAWTRLSSYFLGNRAYAFSTLMACVLVSLAVGSWLAERLMRRFGHRLPELLGGVLVLSAGLMMACAAMSEWWIHHQAEVERTLPPAGGVFFTARILQALVLLAPMMLAMGCLFPLSLTASRLTRERSGLAAGLFYLVNTVGSVAGSLLVGFWVLPAVGVYRGIGYLVAFACVMAAVVFGFGVRSRLPKLAGLGAVTVVVTLVPLALPEELVTLDAKEQLVYRAEDRYGVFQVNGLPGGLLSVSNNNTKLVHYLGAANTAYVQQMQGHLALFFRPEAKTAVVLGSGYGITAGALGLYPQLERIDAVEIVPGMVEAADLFMPHNLGYHRNPRVRVVVDDGRHYLTRQKDRFDIVSINISDPRLPGGASLLHSDFYDIVKQRLTEGGVVIQHAFGTEMRLVLSTLGRSFKHVRLFPSYQNGFNVVASDQPLVADPGKIDALTRIPAVHGALRGIGIIEPLRAGEVFSQGLTPEQLPNLFNDSRVATDDFPLLEYSSRGSVAGLFFSNE